The following DNA comes from Streptococcus canis.
CAAATTAACACCTATTTATCCTGCTTTTTTTGGTCAGTTGTGTCTTTGCTACTAAGAGCCCCTTTTCTTCCTCTCTTGGTTATTTTTAAACAGAGGTAAAGGAAAAGCGAGTGTTAAAACACTCACTTGCCTTAATTAATCATTTCTTCCAAAAATACGAAGAAGACTGATAAATAAGTTAATAAAGTCTAAGTACAAGCTTAAAGCCATAGCAACAGCCCAACCATCTCCTACCTGACCATTTGTCGCCTGATAAACATGCTTAATCATTTGATTATCTGAGGCAATAAGCCCAGAGAAAATCAAAACAGAAATAAGACTAATCACATAACTCATCATACCACTACCAATGAAGAGATTAATTAGACTGGCCACAATAATACCAATCAAGGCAGCAAACATAGCTTTTCTTAAACCAGTCATATCACGCTTGGTCTTAGCTCCAAGGACCGACATGGCAAAGAAAACAACAGCTGAAGAGACAAAAGCTTGAAAGACTGTTGTTTGCGTATAAACAACAATAATGAAACTTAGTGTAAAACCATTTAAGGCCGAATAAATGAGAAAGAGTGGCAAAGCAGCCGGTGTATTTTTACGAGCAGCTCCACTAGCCACAAAAACCAAAATCAGTTCACTAATTGCGGCCCCATAATAAACCATTGGGTGGTTGGTAATAATAGACACTAAGTTAGCTCTAAAGGGATAGAGCATCAAATAAGACACAAAAGCCGAGAGACCTATTCCCATCCCCACCAGACTATAAATTTTTGCAAAAAATTGATTCAGGCCTGCGTCTGATTGCGTATAAATGACTTGATTGTTCATAATAACTCCTTTATTTAACGATTATGACTTTGGAGAGTCTTGCGACGAAGAAACCGTCGATTGGACCACTTTTGTCTCAAAGGCGTCACCGCTTCCTTGACAGCCCAGTATTTGTCTACCATTGTCACAATATAACTTTCCTTGTAACGCGGAAAAGCAATGGTCGCTCCCCACATGTGTTTTAGAATGATATCCTCTTCTTTTTTATTGAGTTCTGTTAACTTTTTCGCATTTCGTACAGCAATACGAGGATGAACCCAAGCATGCCCCTTATTAAACTTGGTCACGCGCCAATCATAATAAAAGAAATCATGAAGCAAGCCGCCTCTGGCTGTACTTTTGGCATCCCAACCAAATCGCTTGGCTAATTTATAACTTGAATAAGAGACATTGACAGAATGTTCAAGGCGCGTTGAATGCTGGTGCTGAATAATATGACTCAATTTTTGAAAGCGAGGATGAGCAATCAAATGACCGACGTGTTCCATATACTCTTTATCTTCTGTGTAATGCATAACATAATCACCTCACGTCATTATTATACCATATTAGCTTAAATCAAGCTGAAAATGAGGATTCCTGCTGCTACGGCAACATTCAAACTTTCCGCCTGACCAGGCATCATAATATGCACCAGTTGGTCAGCCATAGTTGCCATCTCTTCACTTATGCCACTTCCCTCATTCCCCATCACCAAAGCCAACCTTTCATAATGTGGAAGGCTTTTATAATCAACAGATTCCTTTGATAGGGTTGTTGCTAGAATAGGCGTTTTATATTCTTGCAGCTCTCGACAAAGCTGATAGACATCCGTTCGCCAAATTGGCAAATGAAAATGGCTACCTTGCATGGAACGTAGGGTTTTTTGATTATAAATATCTGCTGATTTTTCAGAAAGAAAGACCCCATCGAACCGAGCGGCATCTGCTGTTCGAATGATCGTACCAAGATTCCCTGGGTCTTGGACGTCCTCCAAAATCAAGTATTTCCCTCGATAGTCTGTTGGCAGAGTCAACTCTGGCATTTCTACCTCAGCAACAATGCCTTGTGGACTAGGAGAATCAGTTAACTCCTTGAGCACTTCCGAACTAACCATAACTAGCTCTTGCTCACTTGCTAGACGCTCCACCATTTCCTCTAAAACAAAGATATGGCGAAAAACCTGTCCTGATTTTTTGGCCTCTTCAAAGAGGTGCCAACCTTCAATCAAATAGGAGTGTTTTCGATGCTTTTTCTGCAATAATTTTTTTGTTTGCTTAATTAATTGATTTGCTTTTGATGTAATAACCATGCGCCTATTATATCATACACGACAGTATTTGAAAGCTTAAACTTCTT
Coding sequences within:
- a CDS encoding TrmH family RNA methyltransferase: MVITSKANQLIKQTKKLLQKKHRKHSYLIEGWHLFEEAKKSGQVFRHIFVLEEMVERLASEQELVMVSSEVLKELTDSPSPQGIVAEVEMPELTLPTDYRGKYLILEDVQDPGNLGTIIRTADAARFDGVFLSEKSADIYNQKTLRSMQGSHFHLPIWRTDVYQLCRELQEYKTPILATTLSKESVDYKSLPHYERLALVMGNEGSGISEEMATMADQLVHIMMPGQAESLNVAVAAGILIFSLI
- a CDS encoding Bax inhibitor-1/YccA family protein, whose amino-acid sequence is MNNQVIYTQSDAGLNQFFAKIYSLVGMGIGLSAFVSYLMLYPFRANLVSIITNHPMVYYGAAISELILVFVASGAARKNTPAALPLFLIYSALNGFTLSFIIVVYTQTTVFQAFVSSAVVFFAMSVLGAKTKRDMTGLRKAMFAALIGIIVASLINLFIGSGMMSYVISLISVLIFSGLIASDNQMIKHVYQATNGQVGDGWAVAMALSLYLDFINLFISLLRIFGRND
- a CDS encoding HD domain-containing protein, which produces MHYTEDKEYMEHVGHLIAHPRFQKLSHIIQHQHSTRLEHSVNVSYSSYKLAKRFGWDAKSTARGGLLHDFFYYDWRVTKFNKGHAWVHPRIAVRNAKKLTELNKKEEDIILKHMWGATIAFPRYKESYIVTMVDKYWAVKEAVTPLRQKWSNRRFLRRKTLQSHNR